A DNA window from Hordeum vulgare subsp. vulgare chromosome 1H, MorexV3_pseudomolecules_assembly, whole genome shotgun sequence contains the following coding sequences:
- the LOC123397986 gene encoding uncharacterized protein LOC123397986 produces MDALDHRTTWNCSTIGMLFYATMWKDMYPKGSPKYNLMKVTGKKASHGAKKLTPKIKKTTPKVKKPRAQWNPALEKALVDLLDEHNNPYHRGQNGLINHFSYIQSWRDISKFQTKPFPLYDKLGDLYDGHIAEGNYNFTSIEATQVIDDDPEVERDETGFPFDLNQCEDDLLMYDDPRDAAQSDDPSGAIQSDDPIDGTQSDVTRAGAPGGSNKKLVKEPKKKKRDDPMVEVMANYVEIKQKQAEEESALFAESKNAQQFTITKCIAIFLNAAAEDEVSAAVFLRSEMADLPRGI; encoded by the exons ATGGACGCGCTCGACCACAGAACCACATGGAATTGTTCAACCATCGGCATGCTATTCTACGCAACCATGTGGAAAG ATATGTATCCAAAGGGGTCTCCAAAGTACAATCTTATGAAAGTGACTGGAAAAAAGGCTTCACACGGTgcgaagaagttgacacccaAAATTAAAAAGACTACTCCAAAAG TTAAGAAGCCCAGAGCTCAGTGGAACCCGGCTCTTGAAAAGGCTCTGGTAGATTTACTTGATGAGCACAATAATCCATATCATAGAGGTCAAAATG GTTTGATAAATCATTTCTCTTACATACAGTCCTGGCGAGACATAAGCAAGTTTCAAACAAAGCCATTTCCTCTGTATGACAAGCTAGGTGATCTTTATGATG GACATATAGCGGAAGGTAATTACAATTTTACATCAATTGAGGCTACACAAGTGATTGACGATGATCCTGAAGTTGAAAGAGATGAGACTGGGTTCCCTTTTGATCTGAATCAGTGCGAAGATGATTTACTCATgtatgatgatccaagagatgcgGCTCAAAGTGATGATCCAAGTGGAGCTATTCAAAGTGATGATCCAATAGATGGTACGCAAAGTGATGTTACTCGAGCAGGTGCTCCTGGTGGTTCCAATAAAAAGCTAGTGAAGGAGCCCAAGAAGAAAAAGCGGGATGATCCCATGGTGGAAGTGATGGCAAACTATGTGGAGATCAAACAGAAGCAAGCAGAGGAGGAGTCTGCTTTGTTCGCAGAGTCAAAAAATGCCCAACAATTCACCATCACCAAGTGCATTGCT ATTTTCCTCAATGCCGCCGCCGAAGATGAAGTGAGCGCCGCCGTGTTCCTTCGGAGCGAAATGGCAGACTTACCTCGGGGTATCTAA